A region of the Anolis carolinensis isolate JA03-04 chromosome 1, rAnoCar3.1.pri, whole genome shotgun sequence genome:
tatAGTTGTCAGAGTGATCCAGCATATTTGAGTTCTCTAATAATctatgtccaggttgattcatcaagtgctctgctatggctgacttctctggttggattagtttgCCGTgtctttaaaaaattctaaaatcaggacagtaaataaagaacaacacccagaagacagggaaattccagacaggaaacaatcagggccagctaacaggaagcagccaggctttgaagctgcaaggctattcaaagctaatcaaagtggccaattgcaacattcacacttgcctcaggcaaacaagagttctttctcccaccctggacctttcacggATATATacccacttgcttagtttgcaacagacctcacaacctctgaggatgcttgccatagatatgggcgaaacgtctggacagaatgccatacagcccggaaaagtcacagcaatccAATTTGATCCAactttgactgctatggctcagcgctatggaatcctgggagttgtagttttagaaggtgttttgcttctgccaaagtgtgcaaactacaactccaaagaaTTGAGCCACGGAAGTTCCAAGTAAtgccaaactccattaattcttcagtgcatCTTTAGTGACCAAGCTTGATCTTCTGAAACACAAACAGCACCTTTCTCCCGCCCTCTCCGATTCTTGTCCGTCTTTGGGGACGGCCCCTTTAAGAACAAAGTGAACAGCCACCCCTCTTCTCTCCGCTTCCTGTTTCCTCTCCCGCCAGTCTCGTTTGGCGCGAAAAAATTGCCGGCGTAACATTCGAAAGGGGCGGGGCGCCCGGCGCGGAGGCTTCTGATTGGGCTGGTGCGGACTGGTGGCGCGAAATCCCTTCCATTGTCCCGGCGGTGGCGTGATGGACTTAGCAGCAGCAGGAGAAACCGGTGCGGCGGCGGGCAATGCGGCGCTCAAGCAGATCCGCGATGAGGTGGCCGAGAAGTGCCAGAAGCTCTTCCAGGACTTCCTCGAGGAGTGAGTGGGATCCGGGCCCCAAGGGGACACTTTGCAAACCCCCTTCCTGGTTTGGGGATCCTGGGAGATGCAGGCCAGAGAAATCACATTGGGGTTTAGCAAGCCTTTTACTCAGGTGGAAGCTTGAATCCTGTATACACGTCCACCCCTCCGGTGcctctacactgtgaaattaatgcagtttggtaccgcattaactgctatgactcaatgctatggaacccagATGTTGTGAAAGCGCTATGTAACACCGTTTCTGTTCCAGGGAcaccctgcagcatattttgctatagtttttcaatgaatatttcataataATTTCTGACAACTCAACATagtttgcggcagccacaaaaacaaagtttctggagtataacaagtaCTTTAAGTATTGCATAATTaaccaggaaataacactttcaaaccaggaacacaactcccatgactccagagAGTTCAAAGAGGTGCCAGACTGCTTTAATTTCACAGtgaagatcaggcatgggcaaatttagaccctccagtgttttggacttcaacccccacaattcctagcagcctcaggctgaagggggaaaggaaggggccaaagtttgcccatgcctggtgtagatgcaccaggCATGGCTTTTTCAGttatccagccttgccttgttttgccTGATAATTTATAGTTCAAGTCTTGTTAGTAAACAAGTGTCAATATTGATGAGCTGCATAGATCCAATCCCATGCATGGAGTAAAATCCCCATGTGTTTATCAACACTTGCATATGAACAAAGTGCATTATTTTCCTGCAATAGCATTGGACAGAATGAAAACTAACTCCTTCCAAAGTTTTCCAGTTTTTAAAGGCCCCAAGACTAGCTGAGAGGAAAGGTGATCTAATAGGATGCATCCTTTTTCATGTCACATTACTGGGTGCGAAATACAGTTTTattaagtggttctcaacctgtgggtccccagatgttttggccttcaactcccagaaatcctaacagctggtaaactggctggtatttctgggcattgtaggccaaaacacttggggacccacaggttgagaaccagtgatttAGATATTGCTGCCATTCATTAAGCATTGCCTGGTGAGTCTTTCCACAAGCCCTTATCGGAGCTACCTCAGTTCTTTGAATGTGTCTGATTTGCCCTTTAATTCTTAGCCATTTTATTACATACCGTCTACTCTTGCATTACATTTGACAAATGTTTTTGCAAAGCTCTTCTCTGAAATACTACCATTTTCAGGTTCCAGAACAGTGATGGCGAAGTTAAATACTTGAGAGATGCTGAGGAGTTGATCCGTCCAGAGAGAAACACATTAATTGTAAGCTTTGAGGATCTGGAACAGTCTAATCAACAGCTTGCAACCACCATCCAGGAGGAGTTCTACAGGTGAGACGATCCCAACTTCTTTATTGACGTGCTTTTTGCGTTAACACTAACTTCATCCATCCTGGTAGGTGTTGTGGTGGTGTTCGTAAGATTAAGGAACTTGAAGTTAGTAATACGTTTTAACCTTTGTATCTGTAGAAGATACATTACTAAACTTACCATGGAAAATTGTGGATAAAAGCAACCCCTACTGAAATGAACTACTTCTGTTGAAAGttaccatagagcagtggttctcaacctgttaatccccaggtgttttggccttcaaatcccagaaatcctaacagctggtaaactggctgggatttctgggagttgtaggccaaaacacctggggacccataggttgagaaccactgccatagagtaaTGCTGGAGAACTTAGAAACGTATCAAGTGAGACTGTGGCGAAAACACCATAGAATCACCTAACAAATTTCCTATTAAGGACATACTTTGAcaataaaaaaatcccttttaatatttttgtgctttCTCAAAGCACCtttatggaattttaaaaattctgatgAGTGAAATGTCAACTGACATTAAAGGATGTCAAAGTAACTTTTGATTTCAGCCCATTTTGTTCCAAAAACATGGTATAAAAATAAGATATGTAAGGTTCTTTTGAGGTCAAATACATTTGTCAGTTTGCTCATTTAAACTTTGCTATTAAGGTTACACCTCCATGCGCTTCAACGCCTTTTGAAGAAATTCATGATACATAAACTGCTAACTGTAGTCCAAAGCCAGAAAAGTTTGTATCACTAAAATCTTGCTTTCTTTTCAGAGTCTATCCTTATTTATGTCGCGCTGTAAAGACATTTGCCAGAGACCATGGAAATGTCCCTCCCAACAAGGACTTCTATGTGGCTTTTCAAGACCTGCCTTCTAGACACAAGTGAGTTTCTCAGAAGATAGCCAGCATAAAGTGTGGTTTCTATCGGGAAGATAGAAGTATTCagcttggcaagaagatccattGTGAATGCTGGTTCACAGATCAAGAGCATTAACTCAGACCTCTGAACATATGGGGCACCAGAGCAGATTATCCTATTACTTTAGCTATGTGTGAGGGGGTTTTTATAGCCCATCTCTTGTTTattagtttttgtgtgtgtgtggctttttTGTATATCTCTTATGTAACCTTTTGTATATTAGCTCCTCTTGTATATTAGCTTTTATGGTGCCGTGGTTAATTCAAAAGGAGCGATGCTGCCTCACTAAACTTTGTGGACTCTTTTTCATTTTCTACTCTTCTTAAATGTTGAAACCATCCAACAGAACTTGAATGTGAATGTCTGCAGTCCTGGCACACTTTCCATCTTGCAACAATCATTAGATGCAGCATCTTTGGCTTGGACTTGGTTTGATCATAAGCCTAGCCTGATGACACATTctggtttatttttttgttttgtttcgttttttggattattgcttttaacattaatttaaaaacagGGAAGGAGATGCCCTCTGTATTGCATCTGAAGAAATGGGTTTATATCATGAGAGTTCATGCTCAAATAATAATGTCTTAAAGGTGCtgtcatgtttgtttgtttgtttcctcttcactttttaaaaatcaaaatgggTTCTTTACCTAAtatttaggagcccccagtggcacagtgggttaaaccgctgagctgctgaatttgctgaccaaaaagttggtggCTCAAATCCGGGGagggggggtgagctcccgctgttagccacaggttctgccagcctagcagtttgaaaacatgcaaatgtgagtagatcaatagttaccgctccagtggaaaggtaacggcgctccatgcagtcattctggccacatgaccttggaggtgtctaaggacaacgccgactcaatttcagctttgaaatggagatgagcaccaacccccagagtcggacacaactagacttaatgtcaggggaagacttTTAAACCTAATAGTagtagtggtaataataataataataataataattttatttttgtaccccgcctccatctccctgaagggacttgggacggcttacatgggacagagcccaacaacacagttaaaatgtaattacataaaaatgcaattcataATACAAACggaatgaaacaaaacataacagTAATAAAAGCATCAATCAGTAACCAATTTCAGTTTCTTCTGTCTTAGTGGGCATATGGACTAGTTGTAGCAATAATGGATAGGATGATAAATAAAGTGCCTACATATAAATTTTAGGTTTAGGTTAACATCATATAACATTTTAAACTGGAAATATATGGCAAGCACATATGGTTCATAAATATTTTCCCGTTACTGTGTACACTgagttatgagtaaaacaaacttgttattttaaaagaagtctacttgaatctttgtctgctggaagcatcaaatagaaacaagatatttatttgCCTAGTGATTATCCAGTAGCCCAATACTTTGGAACTTAGCCCATCACAGAACAAAATTTTGTAGATGTcactgagtgcatctacactgtaaaattaatacactttgacaccactttaactgccagtggaaccatgggagttgtagtttggtgagacaccagctctctttggcagacaaggctaaagatcatattaaactacaactcccaggactccatagcattgagtcagggcgGATCAAGTAGTGTCATACTGCTTTAATTCTTTGGTGCGGATGaacccacaaacaccatccttaAAAGTATTGGCTTCTACCTATATACTTTAAGCGTCTGGCTTGTGAAGGAAAACATTTAAGATGGCTTTGTTCTCTCAACAGAATCCGAGAAATGACATCGGCTCGCATTGGCTCGCTGATGTGTATTAGCGGGCAGGTGGTTCGCACCCACCCAGTCCACCCGGAGCTTGTAAGTGGGACCTTCCTGTGCCTGGATTGCCAAACCGTGATCAAAGATGTGGAGCAACAGTTCAAGTACACACAGCCCAACATCTGCAGAAACCCTGTCTGTGCCAATAGGAAGCGCTTTCTTCTAGACACCAACAAGTCACGATTCGTTGACTTTCAAAAGGTAAGATGTAGCTTCTAGGATGGTTTTTCAGGAAGCGATGGAGTAGATATAATGGCAAACCATGGTTTGGTGTGATAAGTAACCAGTTTTTAAGGATGCCAACACTTTGGTAGATGTCCCTCTTTGTTTCCTCTTATTATTTCTTTGTAAGCAGGTTACTATTTTATTTGACCACCATACCATGTTCTGTGCTTGCCATGCAAATCAGGATTGGAATTCAGGTTTGAAAACAGTGTTCAATTCTGGTCTTCAGTGTAAATGCCAAGCTGATTTTTCTCATTTTGAGAAAAACAGACAGAATCATGttaatgtgctgtcgaaggctttcatggctggaatctctgtgttgctgtgagtttctatGTTGGAGATATGTTGAGGCAACCTGATATTTTACCTGTAGGGATTAATCATCATTTTAGAACCAATCTTTAAATTATTAACCCTTACACGAATCATCTGTTTATACCCACAATAAGAGAGATCACAGCTGTAGAACATACATTTCTCTACTTGCAAATTAGAAAACTGCCAACTAAGACTTATTTTTAGCACAAGTGATAGAGCACTATCACTTTTTTCCCACTCAGGCCCCTTTTCCACACacgaaatgtttacatgaccccagtatatagatatataaaatataaaaataggacATTTATGGATAATAAAGTAGCCTGTGCAAGGctggctaaacaggctgattttccttttttatgaagtatagctgaagcattttttgcaaagtaaatactgcacagTAGATTTGTGCTAGTGGGCGGTGTTCAGAAgcctttaaaggtaaaggtttcccatgacgttaagtccagtcgttaccgactctgggggttggtgcaccgttgtccatagacacttccaaggtcatgtggctggcatgactgcatggagcgccgttacctttctgccagagcggtacctattgatatactcacatttgcatgttttcaaactgctaggttggcaggagctggggctgacagcgggcgctcattccgctcccgggatttgaacctgggaccttttggtccgcaagtttagcagctcagttctttaacacactgtgtcaccaggagCCCCTCTCAGAAACCTTTATTGTTACCTAATTTTTGGGGATATTTTCACCGTGAAGTGAGCCTCCTTtggtaatgtttttttttttttgtcttttctgtTGTAACCTCAGTttctcatatatattttttcacaagGGTACCACTAACATGACAGAAACTATATTATTTTTGACAGTATTCCCTATGAGATTTGCCCTTTGCTTAGGAGAAGCTGAAACATGGCCACTTGTGTATtggcttcttttttctttgtgcATTTGACTAATATTAGACATGGTGCAATCTGTTTTGGTCTCAGAACTGTAGGGTTGAATTTTGCCCTTTTCAGGTTCTGTATCCCTCTCTTACCAGGTTCGTATTCAGGAAACCCAGGCCGAACTCCCTCGGGGAAGCATTCCTCGTTGTGTTGAGGTGATCTTGCGTGCGGAAGCCGTGGAATCTGCCCAGGCTGGGGACAAGTGTGACTTCACCGGTTCCCTCATTGTTGTGCCTGACGTGGCTCAGCTTTCCACCCCAGGTCAGTGGGCTCCTTCCAGAGCATTGCAGAGTTGCAGACAACCCTTTGACAAATCCAATTTTTTTCCCTCTATTCTACAAGTTTGGAAAATCTTCTGGTGTTTTTGATCCTACACCTTTTCCCCTGAATGCTGCTGTAATATGAAATTGCATTTGACCCTTGCATTAAGTGTGGTTCCCTACAGTAAGAAAGCTTATTATGCAATCCCATTGAACTTGGTTTAATTTATACATGAAGAGCTTTGAATGACAGAATTGCTCCAGAGAAcctaaaaatgcctagagaaacgattgttgttattatcacactatgtaacaccatttttgttccttggttataaatgtcatttactaattggttctatcctaaaaacatggaaattttttattaaactgcaaaaaaattgcttttgcgggagggacattctgcagcacattttgctatagtttttcagtaaaTATCTCAACCAGTtcatagtttgtagcagccacaaaaacaaagtttctggagtataacaactactttcaaagtaagtacctcacaatcaaataggaaataacacttttaaaccaggagcagattttttttcaaattttgttacatagtactcttattctatggtcaacttccactagaAGTTCAGCTGGAAGTTAatcataaaattgcactggaaaCCTAGGAAGAACACTTCTTTTTTCAtaattttcttaatttttcaaaaatgcaaCTTAGATCCAACAAGGATTTATTTAGGCATTTTCTCAATACCCCAGAGTGGTTCTGTGGTATGCTTGTCCAGAAGCTCGAGACTGTTCATTCCGGGTAAAAAATTGGGGTCCAAATTGCATGAAAATTGTAATACTTCAAAAGTCATGGAATGGATCCCTCATATAATAACATAGGCGTACTATATTTATGTTTAGAGTTCTGTTTCTTTGGAATGCAGTTTGAGAATCATAAAAggttacaggcaatccccaagttacaaacaagatcgattctgtaggtttgttcttaagatgaatttgtatgtaaaccgGAACAGGTACGTtttttaagtgtagctccagcccagcaatgtaaatacatacatacatacataagcttcggatatcatagggaaggattgacacccctgtggtgtttgttctgctctctgtgcccctgttcaaaagatttcacctcactttctgtccctgtgataattggattttgaaaaatgtggtttattgtggaaacaagaatttgtGCAAAGGCtttagtagagacaccttttccccatgataactcttccaggaattaaTTTCCCATCCACGGGGTAGagttctcttacttcctgttgtctcacccccgttcttaaataaagaactttatttatatttcaccctatctccccgaggggacgcAGGGCAGATTAACTCTGAATTAACTTCTTAACTCTTGACTCGTTTGTAAATCTGATGTTTGTATATGCATTTGGGGAATGAAAAACAATTGAGAATCTAAGGTGTGCTCTCTGTCATAGTGGGTTCTCCAGTACTGATGGATTTAAGAGTCAAGTGTGCCATTTCCACCTGCATTTTGAAGTGTTGCTTTTGTAGAActgtcatttctcttttttgatgTGTATAAGAGAGATTATTCCCAAGTGTTCCTTGTGCTGATCTTAGGCCTTGTTTTCATAGGTGTGCGGGCAGAAACTAGTTCTCGTGTGGCTGGGAAAGAAGGATATGAAACAGAAGGCATCAGAGGACTTCGAGCGCTGGGTGTTAGAGAGTTATCCTATAAGCTGGTCTTTCTAGCTTGTTACGTTGCACCAACAAACCCACGAGTAAGTTTTTTTTaggaaaatagttttaaaaaaacatattttaagaaaTTTAAATTTTCCTCTACTTCCTAAATATCAAAATATACAATGTCTTGCTGTCTTTTCACCTAACCTATCATGTTGGTGTAATTTTGCATATAATTTCTTCTGTCATACCAGTGATTAGAATCTAGAACTACAAGTTCATTTTGTTTCCTTTCAGTTAGCAAACAGAATCCTATCTTCCTAAGACTTTGACCTTTTCTTTATCACATCAACATTTACTTTCTTTTGTGAAACTCTTTTCTAGTCTATGCTGTATTTTCACATATTTGTAACTTCCTTTGGTTTTAGTTTGGTGGCAAAGAGTTACGGGATGAGGAGCAGACTGCGGAAAGCATTAAAAACCAGATGACAGTAAAGGAATGGGAAAAAGTGTTTGAAATGAGCCAAGATAAAAATCTCTATCACAACCTTTGCACCAGTCTCTTTCCTACAATACACGGTAAGGCCTGGTTATGGCATTATATATCTTATCTGTGGCTAGTATTATATTAGGTCTGCTGGAAACACTGATGAACTGAATCTCACAACACACATTTGTCTCAGTAAAGGTTTCACCCCTtttgagagaagaaaaaagataaaTATAATTAAAGTTTGACATTGTGTATACAGACACACAAGTGAGTGTGTATAAGAGAAAGTGTAGCAGAAAAAGATGGTTGTATCAAAGTCAGAAGTAAAAAGCTGCATAGCTGACACCCATGATTTCAACATTTTTAATTTGTCAGCCATGATTTCATGCACTCTGcactactgcttcttaaactgtgggccccAACCACAAATGAGGTCCTCTTAGTTCAGTGTGGTGGTCCCAAAAATGGCAAGATTAAAAACTTTCTGAACATGACCAGTTTtgtacatttacatgaatctgttcatgcaaatttacagtggactctgtaaACACTCTGTAAACATCCTCCACAAAAACTAGCCTGTTtagaaagccttgcaaatgctgatttgttatcagtaaatgtttgattttcatacttcttttatatacctatatacatgTAAACATTTCTGGGGCCAAAAGGGGTCGCAAGTGGACATGTTTAATAAACCCTGCTCTACATGACTTCTGTATGCCTGATTTTCTGTGGAAGGTTCATTTTTTAGTTATTTCATGTAATGTTCTGTACATATCTGTATAGATCACCTCTCTGTCCCTTTCTTATCAAGTAACCTCTGGACCGTAATAGCAAGAGATAAACCTGAATGATAATGTGTCTTAGTCCATGTAGACCTCAGAATAAACCTCTTTCACTACCCAGCACTCTAAAAGTAATTATTATGAACTGTAGTtatctttgaactgaaatatgttTTAGAGAAGATGGGTTGAATCTAAAGTTCCtgtgggggaaaaaaccctgatTTATAGTGTGCTCCACTGGAGAAAGGGGATATTCTTGCTGCTTGTCTCTTCTACAGTCTCCTGTTCCCAAGGGTTGGAAAGTTCTGTAGTTggaaggccaggctgtggcacaggctggatagcagccagctgcaacaaatcactctgaccaagaggtcatgagttcgaggccagcccgtgcctgcatctgtctctgtttctgttctatgttatggcattgaatgtttgccttatatgtgtgcaatgtgagtccccttcggggtgagaagggcggaatataaatactgtaaataaataaataaattggaaggGGATATTGGTCAACATAGCCTTTTAATTCCTTGCGGTCTCCTCAGTGAAAGAAAGAGGCctttgcaaatgtggaaggagcAGTTTGGCTCAAAGATTTGGTTCCAAAAAGGCCACATGGCATGGAATCCAGGAGTTGGAAGATACCCAAATGGtcttccagtccaacctcattgtgCTATACAGGAACCCCTGGATAAAGCACTcccatggccatccagcttccaaTTAAACCCCCACAGAGAAGGGGAGATGCCACCAAATGCTGAAACACTGCTTAAAAGAGGACacctatggccctccagatgccagaagcaacttgagaaagtgcaagtcgcttctggtgtgagaaaattggccgtctgcaaggataatTGCCCAGGGAGCGTCTGGAtgtttctgtgggaggcttctctcatgtccctgcatgggaagctggagctgacagacgggagctcaccctgctccccggattcaaaccgccgaccttttggtcagcagtcctgccggcacaaggatttaactcacTGCATCATAGGGGGCTCCAGATGTGGTGGAACTGTATCTTCCTTCAAGTCAGTTGCAATTATATAAGTGGCGAAAAATAATGGGAATTCCAGAGGGCCAAATAACTCCACCCCCTGATTTGAAGCCACCAGTAAAATAGGTAGAATGCAGGTTGATCACACCATGATGGTAAAAATCTGCTATTAGAATTCACTTTGAATTTGGGCCTTCCTAAAATTCCTTTTAATAGCCTACAATTTATTGTTTGAAATGCAGGTAATGATGAAGTTAAGCGAGGGGTCCTCCTTATGCTATTTGGTGGAGTACCTAAGACAACTTCAGAAGAAACTTCTTTGCGTGGTGACATCAATGTCTGTGTTGTCGGTGATCCAAGTACTGCCAAGAGCCAGTTCCTTAAGTAAGTTTTGGAAGCTTCCTTTTTCAAATCAAACTTTTGGTCATCTTATTCTTGTATCCGTCGCATCAACTCCCCAGTTTCAGATAGGATAGTTTCTGCTCCTTAGTTGGAGGTACCAGAcatcaaacttgggatattctaCACGTAGTGCTTGCCTTCTGTCACAGGGTGATTTgtcttgtttaattttattttatatttgcatACAGCAAACAGTGTCATCACTATGCTTCAGTGTCTCCATGCATTATCTCAGCTACAGAAGGGTAACCTAATGTTACATGTCTATAATTGCTTTGTATTCATGATCCCGACAGTTATGATTGTAGAACTTTTGCTGTGGTTGTAACTGCCCTCACCAACATAGAATCAGTACAAACCAGAGTTGGAGGAGATcaagtccaatcccattctgctacACAATGCAAGCATTCTCAACAGATGGCATAACAGTGCTACATTCTATTGTGAGTTGTTAAATAGCCTTTTGCCTGATATCCCACAGGCACGTGGAGGAATTCAGCCCCCGAGCCGTTTACACCAGCGGAAAGGCCTCCAGTGCTGCT
Encoded here:
- the mcm6 gene encoding DNA replication licensing factor MCM6; protein product: MDLAAAGETGAAAGNAALKQIRDEVAEKCQKLFQDFLEEFQNSDGEVKYLRDAEELIRPERNTLIVSFEDLEQSNQQLATTIQEEFYRVYPYLCRAVKTFARDHGNVPPNKDFYVAFQDLPSRHKIREMTSARIGSLMCISGQVVRTHPVHPELVSGTFLCLDCQTVIKDVEQQFKYTQPNICRNPVCANRKRFLLDTNKSRFVDFQKVRIQETQAELPRGSIPRCVEVILRAEAVESAQAGDKCDFTGSLIVVPDVAQLSTPGVRAETSSRVAGKEGYETEGIRGLRALGVRELSYKLVFLACYVAPTNPRFGGKELRDEEQTAESIKNQMTVKEWEKVFEMSQDKNLYHNLCTSLFPTIHGNDEVKRGVLLMLFGGVPKTTSEETSLRGDINVCVVGDPSTAKSQFLKHVEEFSPRAVYTSGKASSAAGLTAAVVKDEESHEFVIEAGALMLADNGVCCIDEFDKMEVRDQVAIHEAMEQQTISITKAGVKATLNARTSILAAANPVGGRYDRAKSLKQNINLSAPIMSRFDLFFILVDECNEVTDYAIARRIVDLHSRIEESIDRIYTLDDIRRYLLFARQFKPKISKESEDFIVEQYKRLRQRDGSGITKSSWRITVRQLESMIRLSEAMARMHCCDEVHPKHVKEAFRLLNKSIIRVETPDINLDQDEEEEQQPMEEHEAQDGVAGNGEPVAVNGLVNGVTDHADDGNKESAPKAPLRLSFPEYRKISNLLVMHLRKSEEEDDEASLKRTELINWYLKEIESEIDSEEELINKKKIIEKVIHRLTHYDHILIELTQTGLKDSEEGQSFDEDPFLVVNPNYLLED